The following coding sequences lie in one Microvirga sp. 17 mud 1-3 genomic window:
- a CDS encoding calcium-binding protein has protein sequence MANATYSFSPVTSVLRINSKAAGNQSHSDVTRLGGPEGGFHVAFNTSIGTSVDGRSFSESGRAISHEFKVNTTTSGTQLDPATISLSNRKIVTLYDDHSNVDSNNWKVRGNILDATGQDNEEFFLDRGYKQGSSYQGSMHPDVTLVKGGYVASWMRGWSETAHFYAQRFNAAGTKVGELIRIQDTMGGIDLPTSQSVASLSKGGFVSVASSDELALGLIYYFQRFDANGRALDKKAVPITTHDLAAHYTASSYDANPVTVKQSIKAVGLRDGGFAVTYVTPLDLGPTQKDWDIVTRIYNADGTPRTEALHVGTAANSSTGIQAGIQGDPNITTLSNDAIVVSWTNHTGSDTNIQGRVLDSQGKALTDVVDLAASSRGESEASLAGLSAGKFVATWTVERESGGNTTGIQGREFRLSRTTVGDDKGEVLTGDSLVDVIHGNGGDDIINGKSGNDILSGGEGKDVFVFDLKPNRQTNFDKIADFSPVDDSIYLSHKIFTGLGKKGSMSDPVALSKAAFWVGTAAHDANDRIIYNKTNGALYYDPDGKGGADPVKIAALTKGLALTEKDFFII, from the coding sequence ATGGCTAACGCGACGTATAGTTTCTCTCCCGTAACGTCTGTGCTGCGCATCAACAGTAAAGCAGCCGGAAATCAGTCTCACTCGGATGTCACGCGCCTCGGGGGACCTGAAGGGGGCTTTCATGTCGCCTTCAACACCAGCATCGGCACCTCCGTGGACGGCCGGTCATTCAGCGAAAGCGGTCGAGCCATCTCCCATGAATTCAAAGTGAATACGACAACATCCGGTACGCAGTTGGACCCGGCGACGATTTCGCTGTCCAACAGGAAAATCGTTACCCTTTACGATGACCATTCCAATGTGGATTCCAACAACTGGAAGGTTCGTGGGAATATACTCGATGCAACGGGCCAGGATAACGAAGAGTTTTTTCTGGATCGCGGCTATAAGCAAGGTTCGTCTTACCAAGGCTCCATGCATCCGGATGTAACGCTTGTGAAAGGCGGCTACGTCGCTTCATGGATGAGGGGCTGGTCCGAAACCGCTCATTTCTATGCGCAACGCTTCAATGCTGCTGGCACAAAGGTCGGCGAGCTGATCCGAATTCAGGACACGATGGGCGGCATCGACCTACCGACCTCCCAGTCCGTCGCGAGCCTCTCCAAGGGCGGCTTTGTGTCCGTCGCCTCGTCAGACGAGTTGGCCCTGGGTCTGATCTATTATTTCCAGAGGTTCGACGCCAATGGCCGCGCCCTCGACAAGAAGGCCGTGCCGATCACCACGCATGATCTGGCAGCCCATTATACCGCTTCTAGCTACGACGCGAACCCCGTGACCGTTAAACAAAGTATCAAGGCGGTCGGGCTGCGTGACGGCGGGTTCGCCGTCACCTATGTGACGCCTCTCGATCTCGGCCCAACCCAAAAGGATTGGGACATCGTGACACGCATCTACAACGCGGATGGCACTCCCAGAACCGAGGCCCTTCACGTCGGCACGGCGGCCAATAGCAGCACCGGCATCCAGGCTGGAATTCAGGGCGATCCGAATATCACGACCCTTTCCAACGATGCCATCGTGGTCAGTTGGACCAACCACACCGGTTCGGACACGAACATTCAGGGGCGCGTCCTCGATTCCCAAGGGAAGGCGCTGACCGATGTGGTCGACCTCGCCGCTTCCTCGCGCGGCGAGTCGGAGGCATCCCTGGCTGGCCTCTCCGCAGGAAAATTCGTCGCCACCTGGACGGTCGAGCGGGAATCCGGAGGCAACACGACTGGCATCCAGGGCCGTGAATTCCGTTTGAGCCGGACCACGGTGGGCGATGACAAGGGCGAGGTCCTTACGGGAGACAGCCTGGTGGATGTCATCCACGGCAACGGCGGTGATGACATCATCAACGGCAAGAGCGGTAACGACATTCTTTCCGGCGGGGAAGGCAAAGATGTTTTCGTCTTCGACCTGAAGCCCAATCGCCAGACCAATTTCGATAAGATCGCCGACTTTTCCCCCGTCGATGACAGCATCTACCTAAGCCACAAGATCTTTACCGGGCTCGGCAAGAAGGGCTCTATGAGCGATCCGGTCGCTCTCTCCAAAGCAGCCTTCTGGGTTGGGACCGCGGCACACGATGCCAATGACCGGATCATCTACAACAAGACGAACGGCGCCCTGTATTACGATCCCGACGGAAAAGGCGGGGCGGATCCCGTGAAGATCGCGGCTCTGACGAAAGGGTTGGCGCTGACCGAAAAGGACTTCTTCATCATCTGA
- the arfB gene encoding alternative ribosome rescue aminoacyl-tRNA hydrolase ArfB: protein MIPVTDTIALDESEIDETFIRGSGPGGQNVNKVATAVQLRFDARRSRSLPDQVAIRLMKLAGSRLTTDGVIVITAQRFRTQERNREDALQRLVDLIRQATEVPKPRRKTKPTLASKQRRLETKSRRSEIKKGRGSKPGFE from the coding sequence ATGATCCCGGTCACCGACACCATCGCGCTCGACGAATCCGAGATCGACGAGACGTTCATCCGCGGCTCCGGGCCGGGCGGGCAGAACGTCAACAAGGTCGCGACCGCCGTGCAGCTGCGCTTCGACGCGCGGCGCTCCCGCTCCCTGCCGGACCAGGTCGCCATCCGCCTGATGAAGCTCGCCGGGAGCCGCCTCACCACCGACGGCGTCATCGTGATCACGGCCCAGCGCTTCCGCACCCAGGAGCGCAACCGGGAGGACGCCCTCCAACGGCTCGTCGACCTGATCCGCCAGGCCACCGAGGTGCCGAAGCCCCGCCGCAAGACCAAGCCGACACTCGCGTCGAAACAGCGCCGGCTGGAGACGAAGTCCCGGCGCTCGGAGATCAAGAAGGGGCGGGGATCCAAGCCGGGATTTGAGTGA
- a CDS encoding AEC family transporter yields the protein MSAVLASLVPTFLIIATGWLCRATGFVDDKQWMGLERVTYVVFFPALFIDTLARADLHSVPIAGVGGSLVAAILIVSALALALRPLLERKFGVDGPSFTSVFQGATRWNTFVALAIAGSLYGERGVALIAVAVAAMVPLLNLLAISVFIRYAGRPRHSPREILRMVASNPLIWSCVVGLALNFLVPPLPKPLVGYVDLLGRSALAAGLLVVGAGFEIRRLARPGVAHAVSTVLKLLVLPLVAVGLARLSGVTGDDIAVTVIAASVPSASSAYVLARQMGGNAPLMAEILILQLLVAAVSLPVLIAFL from the coding sequence ATGTCCGCCGTTCTCGCCAGCCTGGTCCCGACCTTTCTCATCATCGCCACCGGCTGGCTCTGCCGCGCCACCGGCTTCGTCGACGACAAGCAATGGATGGGGCTGGAGCGGGTCACCTATGTGGTGTTCTTCCCAGCTTTGTTCATCGACACGCTGGCGCGCGCCGACCTGCACTCCGTCCCGATCGCAGGCGTCGGCGGGTCTCTCGTCGCAGCCATCCTGATCGTGAGTGCCCTCGCTCTCGCCCTCAGACCGCTCCTAGAGCGGAAGTTCGGCGTCGATGGGCCGAGCTTCACGTCCGTGTTCCAGGGCGCCACCCGCTGGAACACCTTCGTAGCGCTCGCCATCGCGGGCAGCCTCTACGGCGAGCGCGGCGTGGCGCTGATCGCGGTTGCGGTCGCGGCCATGGTGCCGCTTCTCAACCTGCTCGCGATTTCGGTGTTCATCCGCTATGCGGGCCGCCCCCGGCACAGTCCCCGGGAAATCCTGCGCATGGTGGCGTCCAATCCCCTGATCTGGTCCTGCGTGGTGGGCCTCGCCCTCAATTTTCTTGTCCCGCCTCTGCCCAAGCCTCTCGTCGGCTATGTGGACCTCCTCGGCCGGTCGGCCCTGGCTGCGGGGCTTCTAGTGGTCGGCGCGGGTTTCGAAATCCGCCGCCTCGCCCGCCCAGGTGTAGCTCATGCGGTCTCCACCGTGCTCAAGCTCCTTGTCCTGCCGCTGGTCGCCGTCGGCCTCGCCAGACTCAGCGGTGTCACGGGTGACGATATCGCCGTCACGGTCATTGCCGCATCAGTGCCTTCGGCGAGCTCCGCCTATGTCCTGGCACGCCAGATGGGCGGGAATGCGCCGCTGATGGCCGAGATCCTGATCCTCCAGCTTCTGGTCGCGGCTGTCTCGCTGCCCGTGCTGATTGCCTTTCTCTGA
- the dprA gene encoding DNA-processing protein DprA yields the protein MSGTRLTDEQRLDWLRLIRSENVGPRTFRALVNRYGGAAAALEALPDLARRGGRLILKVTSRAEAEKEMAAAARLGARFVAMGEPDYPKALQAVDTAPPLIAVRGSGEIFARPAVAIVGSRNASAAGLAFAERLARQLGEAGYVVVSGLARGVDTRAHRAALDPGTVAVLAGGHDRIYPSENAPLVDAILDRGGAVVSEMPFGWEPRGRDFPRRNRIVSGLCYGVVVVEAARRSGSLITARFALEQGREVFAVPGSPLDPRAEGTNDLIREGATLCAGIEHITAVLEPLVATGWRPDSGAEEPRSRVVSEELWDELDLPDVPRPPLGAVFDDRGGEVRDERQDGPARVELIDLLGPSPVPVDDLVRLSGLPIGQVQTTLLELEIAGRLERHGGNAVSLIASR from the coding sequence ATGAGCGGGACCCGCCTCACGGACGAGCAGCGCCTCGACTGGCTGCGCCTGATCCGATCTGAGAATGTGGGGCCGCGGACCTTCCGCGCCCTGGTCAACCGCTATGGCGGTGCCGCCGCCGCTCTCGAGGCACTGCCTGACCTCGCCCGCCGGGGCGGACGCCTGATCCTCAAGGTGACGAGCCGGGCAGAGGCCGAGAAGGAGATGGCCGCCGCCGCCCGCCTCGGCGCCCGCTTCGTCGCCATGGGCGAGCCCGATTATCCGAAGGCGCTCCAGGCCGTCGACACGGCGCCGCCGCTCATCGCCGTGCGTGGCTCGGGCGAGATCTTCGCCCGTCCTGCCGTCGCCATCGTCGGCTCGCGCAACGCCTCCGCGGCCGGGCTCGCCTTCGCGGAGCGCCTCGCGCGTCAGCTCGGCGAGGCCGGCTACGTAGTCGTCTCGGGCCTCGCCCGCGGCGTCGATACCCGCGCCCACCGGGCGGCCCTCGATCCGGGTACGGTCGCAGTCCTCGCAGGCGGGCATGACCGGATCTATCCGTCCGAAAATGCGCCGCTTGTCGATGCCATTCTGGACCGGGGCGGGGCTGTGGTCTCCGAGATGCCGTTCGGCTGGGAGCCCCGCGGCCGGGACTTCCCGCGCCGGAACAGGATCGTCTCGGGCCTGTGCTACGGCGTGGTGGTGGTCGAGGCGGCGCGCCGCTCCGGCTCGCTGATCACGGCGCGCTTCGCCCTCGAGCAGGGACGCGAGGTCTTCGCCGTGCCGGGCTCGCCTCTGGACCCCAGGGCCGAAGGAACGAACGACCTGATCCGCGAGGGCGCAACCCTCTGCGCGGGGATCGAGCACATCACGGCCGTGCTGGAGCCCCTCGTGGCGACGGGCTGGCGTCCCGATTCCGGCGCCGAGGAGCCGCGTTCTCGTGTCGTCTCCGAGGAACTCTGGGACGAACTCGACCTGCCGGACGTTCCGCGACCGCCCCTTGGAGCTGTCTTCGATGATCGGGGGGGCGAGGTGAGGGACGAGCGCCAGGACGGCCCGGCACGGGTGGAGCTGATCGACCTGCTCGGGCCCTCCCCAGTTCCGGTGGACGACCTCGTCCGCCTGTCGGGCCTGCCGATCGGGCAGGTTCAGACGACCTTGCTGGAGCTGGAGATTGCCGGGCGCCTCGAGCGCCATGGCGGCAATGCGGTCTCGCTGATCGCAAGCCGCTGA
- the plsY gene encoding glycerol-3-phosphate 1-O-acyltransferase PlsY — MSDDVHLFHLLIALVFGYLLGSIPFGVIFTRLAGLGDIRKVGSGNIGATNVLRTGRKDIAAATLVGDALKGTVAVLVAGFWGQDLATIAALGAFLGHLFPVWLGFKGGKGVATFVGVLIGLMPLAALIFALIWLSLAYLKRYSSLAALAATAATPLVLWALGEPRMAGVILILVVLLWWKHSENISRLVAGTEGKIGQKG; from the coding sequence ATGTCCGACGACGTGCACCTTTTCCACCTGCTGATCGCCCTGGTCTTCGGCTATCTCCTCGGCTCGATCCCGTTCGGCGTGATCTTCACCCGCCTGGCGGGCCTCGGCGACATCCGGAAGGTCGGCTCCGGCAATATCGGCGCCACGAACGTCCTGCGCACAGGCCGCAAGGACATCGCGGCCGCAACCCTCGTGGGCGATGCCCTGAAGGGCACGGTGGCGGTGCTCGTGGCCGGATTTTGGGGGCAGGATCTCGCCACCATCGCGGCGCTCGGGGCTTTTCTCGGCCATCTCTTCCCGGTCTGGCTCGGCTTCAAGGGCGGAAAGGGGGTCGCAACCTTCGTGGGCGTCCTCATCGGCCTCATGCCGCTCGCAGCCCTCATCTTCGCGCTCATCTGGCTCTCGCTCGCCTATCTGAAGCGCTACTCGTCCCTTGCGGCCCTCGCCGCGACGGCTGCGACGCCCTTGGTGCTCTGGGCTCTGGGCGAACCCAGGATGGCGGGCGTCATCCTGATCCTCGTCGTCCTGCTCTGGTGGAAACACAGCGAGAATATCAGCCGCCTGGTCGCCGGCACGGAAGGCAAGATCGGGCAGAAGGGATGA
- a CDS encoding dihydroorotase, giving the protein MVSDRPILFTNARLVDPASGREERGGALVQDGLIAAVGAQVAAAADAQVVDCAGQVLAPGLIDMRAFIGEPGAAHRETLKSAGEAAAAGGVTTIVSMPDTNPVLDDPAIIDFVMRRARDTSIVHVRPAAALTKGLKGQEMAEIGLLREAGAIAFTDGLRSVTNAQVMRRALTYARDFDALIVHHVEDPDLVAAGVMNEGEFATRLGLPGIPHEAETVMLERDIRLVRLTGGRYHAAMLSCADSVEIMRAAKARGLPVTCGVSINNLALNENDIGDYRTFLKLSPPLRHEDERQAMIEALAEGAVDVIVSDHNPQDVETKRLPFAEAANGAVGLETLLSAALRLVHSGQISLAKLLRAMSTRPAEILGLPGGRLERGAPADLILFDPEAPYVLDKRDLRSLSKNTPFDEARLEGQVTMTVVAGRIVFDRSLN; this is encoded by the coding sequence ATGGTTTCCGACCGTCCCATCCTGTTCACGAATGCGCGCCTCGTCGATCCCGCCAGCGGGCGCGAGGAGCGGGGAGGCGCCCTGGTGCAGGACGGCCTCATCGCGGCCGTCGGCGCCCAGGTCGCAGCCGCAGCGGACGCACAGGTGGTCGATTGTGCCGGTCAGGTTCTTGCGCCGGGCCTCATCGACATGCGCGCCTTCATCGGCGAGCCGGGAGCGGCGCATAGGGAGACCCTGAAAAGCGCCGGCGAGGCGGCCGCCGCGGGCGGCGTCACCACGATCGTGTCGATGCCGGACACCAATCCGGTCCTCGACGACCCGGCCATTATCGACTTCGTCATGCGGCGGGCGCGGGACACGTCCATCGTCCATGTTCGCCCGGCGGCTGCGCTCACCAAGGGCCTGAAGGGGCAGGAGATGGCCGAGATCGGCCTCCTGCGCGAGGCCGGTGCCATCGCGTTTACGGACGGGCTGCGTTCCGTCACCAACGCGCAGGTGATGCGCCGGGCGCTCACCTATGCGCGGGATTTCGATGCCCTCATCGTCCACCATGTGGAGGATCCTGACCTTGTGGCCGCCGGCGTGATGAACGAGGGCGAGTTCGCCACCCGCCTTGGCCTTCCGGGCATCCCGCATGAGGCCGAGACCGTGATGCTGGAGCGGGACATCCGCCTCGTGCGCCTGACGGGCGGGCGCTATCACGCGGCCATGCTGTCCTGCGCCGATTCGGTCGAGATCATGCGCGCCGCGAAGGCGAGGGGGCTGCCGGTCACCTGCGGCGTGTCCATCAACAATCTCGCGCTCAATGAGAACGATATCGGGGATTACCGCACCTTCCTGAAGCTCTCGCCGCCGCTCCGGCACGAGGACGAGCGGCAGGCCATGATCGAGGCCCTGGCCGAGGGCGCCGTGGACGTGATCGTCTCCGACCATAATCCACAGGATGTGGAGACCAAGCGCCTGCCCTTCGCGGAGGCGGCGAACGGGGCCGTCGGCCTCGAAACCCTGCTCTCCGCCGCCCTTCGGCTCGTCCATTCCGGCCAGATTTCCCTTGCGAAACTCCTACGCGCCATGTCCACGCGACCGGCGGAAATCCTTGGGCTTCCGGGCGGACGGCTGGAGCGGGGCGCTCCCGCCGACCTGATCCTGTTCGATCCCGAGGCGCCTTACGTCCTCGACAAGCGGGACCTGCGCTCGCTGTCGAAAAACACGCCTTTCGACGAGGCCCGTCTGGAAGGACAGGTGACGATGACCGTCGTTGCGGGCAGGATCGTCTTCGACCGCAGCCTGAACTGA
- a CDS encoding aspartate carbamoyltransferase catalytic subunit, with translation MNDAPPPVFPHRHLLGIEGLSPLDIQALLDLADAQVEVSRQVEKKKSTLRGRTQINLFFEPSTRTQSSFEIAGKRLGADVMNMSVASSSVKKGETLIDTAATLNAMRPDLIVVRHHAAGAVHLLAQKVDCSVVNAGDGAHEHPTQALLDALTIRRNKGRIEGLTVAICGDILHSRVARSNMILLAAMGARVRLVAPSTLLPPDIGRLGFETFTDMRRGLDGADIVMMLRLQLERMNGSFVPSVKEYFRFYGLDQEKLSYAKPDALVMHPGPMNRGVEIASEVADGAQSLIREQVEMGVAVRMAVLEALASHLPNR, from the coding sequence ATGAATGACGCGCCCCCACCCGTTTTCCCCCATCGACACCTGCTCGGCATCGAGGGGCTTTCCCCATTGGATATCCAGGCCCTTCTCGATCTCGCGGACGCGCAGGTCGAGGTCAGCCGCCAGGTCGAGAAGAAGAAATCGACCTTGCGGGGCCGGACCCAGATCAACCTGTTCTTCGAACCGTCGACGCGCACGCAATCCTCCTTCGAGATCGCCGGCAAGCGTCTCGGCGCCGACGTGATGAACATGTCGGTGGCCTCCTCGTCGGTGAAGAAGGGCGAGACGCTGATCGACACCGCCGCGACCCTCAACGCCATGCGGCCGGACCTGATCGTCGTGCGCCACCACGCGGCAGGCGCCGTGCATCTCCTCGCCCAGAAGGTTGACTGCTCGGTGGTGAATGCCGGCGACGGCGCTCACGAGCACCCGACCCAGGCGCTCCTCGACGCGCTCACGATCCGCCGCAACAAGGGCCGCATCGAGGGCCTGACGGTGGCGATCTGCGGCGACATCCTCCATTCCCGCGTCGCGCGCTCCAACATGATCCTGCTCGCCGCCATGGGCGCAAGGGTGCGCCTCGTGGCGCCCTCGACCCTGCTGCCGCCGGATATCGGCCGGCTCGGCTTCGAGACCTTCACGGATATGCGCCGGGGCCTCGACGGTGCCGACATCGTCATGATGCTGCGCCTCCAGCTCGAGCGCATGAACGGCTCCTTCGTCCCGTCCGTGAAGGAGTATTTCCGCTTCTACGGCCTCGACCAGGAAAAGCTCAGCTATGCCAAGCCGGACGCTCTGGTGATGCATCCGGGCCCCATGAACCGGGGCGTAGAGATTGCCTCCGAGGTGGCGGACGGGGCGCAGTCCCTCATCCGCGAGCAGGTCGAGATGGGCGTCGCCGTCCGCATGGCCGTGCTCGAAGCTCTCGCAAGCCACCTGCCGAACAGGTGA
- a CDS encoding phosphatase PAP2 family protein: MHRHAFLLVGLLALPLLPAAPAAAKDKPHLSVTIDVASLGAPPDEAAGPADLAAVLSAQESRNPARQESAVQDARQTLARFLEGMGAPVDKDELKKARRLFKDAMEVLEAALAPVKERFDRPRPFRASDEVRPCPVRLPRSSSFPSTHAATGTLFAALLAHVAPERRALLEERGLDYGWSRVVCGFHYPSDVEAGRAGGRLVAAALLKDPVFVARLDATAPRLRKALGL; the protein is encoded by the coding sequence ATGCACCGCCACGCTTTCCTTCTCGTGGGTCTCCTGGCCCTCCCGCTCCTGCCTGCAGCGCCAGCCGCCGCCAAGGACAAGCCACACCTGTCCGTCACGATCGACGTCGCATCGCTCGGCGCGCCGCCCGACGAGGCGGCGGGTCCAGCGGATCTCGCGGCTGTCCTGTCTGCGCAGGAGTCTCGGAATCCCGCTCGGCAGGAGAGCGCCGTCCAAGATGCCCGCCAGACTCTGGCGCGCTTCCTCGAAGGCATGGGCGCGCCGGTGGACAAGGACGAGTTGAAGAAGGCCCGCCGGCTCTTCAAGGACGCGATGGAGGTTCTGGAGGCGGCCCTTGCGCCCGTGAAGGAGCGATTCGACCGGCCCCGCCCCTTCCGGGCAAGCGATGAGGTCAGGCCGTGCCCGGTCCGGCTGCCCCGGAGCAGCTCCTTCCCGTCCACCCATGCGGCCACGGGAACGCTCTTCGCGGCCCTGCTCGCCCATGTGGCGCCCGAGCGGAGGGCCCTGCTGGAGGAGCGGGGCCTCGATTACGGCTGGAGCCGGGTGGTATGCGGCTTCCACTACCCCTCCGACGTGGAGGCGGGGCGCGCAGGCGGACGCCTGGTCGCCGCGGCCCTCCTGAAGGACCCGGTCTTCGTCGCGCGGCTCGATGCGACGGCTCCCCGGCTGCGGAAGGCTCTCGGCCTCTAG
- a CDS encoding isovaleryl-CoA dehydrogenase → MTQQTHDVFNQPPPFGDVNLIAAHRALCDTLAANGVEVGPERLETFGAAWGTAGRLDLGRLANENPPKLRTFDSRGFRIDAVEFHPAYHALMQASIADGLHASTWDGADPARPRGRGHVARAARLYTVAGVESGHVCPLTMTHASVAALAVSPTLLKEWLPRIVSRAYDSRFIPFWEKTGVTLGMGMTEKQGGTDVRANTTRAESKAGDEYLLTGHKWFMSAPMCDAFLVLAQAPGGLTCFLMPRFRPDGSLNGIHLQRLKDKLGNRSNASSEVEFERAFAWRVGEEGRGVRTIIEMVQLTRLDCAVASAGLVRMGLAQALHHARHRSVFQKRLIDQPAMRAVLADLALENEAMTALALRAARSFDDAPEDEREAGYARLVTPAAKFGICKAAPRLIYEAMECLGGNGYVEESPLPRLYREAPVNAIWEGSGNVIALDILRAETREPEAAAAALDHLMAGIADLPGARDAARDILLALHSPDAEAKARLIADRLYTLAATAALAEAAPPEIVEAYALTRLDRPARMIGANEVGSAAKTLLDRALTTI, encoded by the coding sequence ATGACCCAGCAGACTCACGACGTCTTCAACCAGCCTCCGCCCTTCGGCGACGTGAACCTGATCGCCGCGCACCGGGCACTCTGCGACACCCTCGCGGCCAACGGAGTCGAGGTCGGGCCGGAGAGACTCGAAACCTTCGGCGCAGCCTGGGGCACCGCGGGACGGCTCGATCTTGGGCGCCTTGCCAACGAGAACCCGCCGAAGCTCCGGACTTTCGATTCCCGCGGCTTCCGCATCGACGCCGTAGAGTTCCACCCGGCCTATCACGCGCTGATGCAGGCCAGCATCGCAGACGGCCTCCATGCTTCCACCTGGGACGGCGCCGACCCTGCGCGGCCGAGGGGCCGGGGCCATGTGGCGCGCGCGGCCCGGCTCTATACGGTCGCGGGGGTGGAGAGCGGCCATGTCTGCCCCCTCACCATGACCCACGCCTCGGTCGCGGCGCTTGCGGTCTCCCCGACCCTCTTGAAGGAATGGCTGCCACGGATCGTCTCACGGGCCTACGATTCCCGTTTCATCCCGTTCTGGGAGAAGACAGGCGTGACCCTGGGCATGGGCATGACCGAGAAGCAGGGCGGCACGGATGTTCGGGCCAACACGACCCGCGCCGAGTCGAAGGCCGGGGACGAGTACCTGCTGACCGGCCACAAATGGTTCATGTCGGCGCCCATGTGCGATGCCTTTCTGGTGCTGGCGCAGGCGCCCGGCGGGTTGACCTGCTTCCTGATGCCCCGTTTCCGGCCGGACGGCTCCCTCAACGGGATCCATCTGCAGCGGCTCAAGGACAAGCTCGGCAACCGCTCCAACGCCTCCTCGGAGGTCGAGTTCGAGCGGGCCTTCGCCTGGCGGGTCGGCGAGGAGGGACGCGGCGTGCGGACCATCATCGAGATGGTGCAGCTCACCCGCCTCGACTGTGCCGTGGCTTCCGCCGGGCTCGTCCGGATGGGACTGGCCCAGGCCCTTCACCATGCCCGGCACCGCAGCGTCTTCCAGAAGAGGCTGATCGACCAGCCGGCCATGCGGGCGGTCCTGGCGGATCTCGCCCTGGAGAACGAGGCTATGACGGCCCTCGCCTTACGTGCCGCCCGCAGCTTCGACGACGCGCCGGAGGACGAGCGCGAGGCCGGCTACGCCCGGCTCGTCACGCCGGCAGCCAAGTTCGGGATCTGCAAGGCCGCGCCCCGCCTGATCTACGAGGCGATGGAATGCCTGGGCGGCAACGGCTACGTGGAGGAAAGCCCTCTGCCCCGCCTCTACCGGGAGGCGCCCGTCAACGCGATCTGGGAGGGCTCCGGCAACGTGATCGCCCTCGATATTCTCCGGGCCGAGACCCGGGAACCGGAGGCGGCCGCAGCCGCGCTCGACCATCTCATGGCCGGAATCGCCGACCTGCCGGGCGCCCGGGACGCGGCCCGGGACATTCTCCTGGCGCTCCATTCCCCGGACGCGGAGGCCAAGGCCCGGCTGATCGCCGACCGGCTCTATACGCTGGCCGCCACGGCAGCTTTGGCCGAGGCCGCTCCCCCCGAAATCGTCGAGGCCTATGCCCTCACGCGGCTCGACCGGCCGGCCAGGATGATCGGCGCGAACGAGGTCGGGAGTGCCGCAAAAACCTTGCTGGACAGGGCCTTGACCACCATATGA